The window GTCGTCAACGCCAGCATCAGCGGCGAAACCACCAGCGGCGGCCGCGCGCGCCTGCCTGCCCTGCTGACCCAGCACAAACCCGACATCGTGGTCATCGAACTGGGCGCCAACGACGGCCTGCGCGGCCTGCCGGTGCCGGCCGCCGAAACCAATATGCGCACCATGATCGAACTGGCGCAAAAGAACAAGGCGCGCGTGCTGCTGGTCGGCATGCGCATTCCGCCCAACTACGGGCGCGATTACACCGAGCGCTTCTTCGGTATGTACAAGTCGCTGTCGACCCAGTACAAGGCGCCGCTGGTGCCGTTCATGCTCGACGGGGTGGCCGACAAGCCCGCGCTGTTCCAGCCCGACCGCCTGCATCCGAACGCCCAGGCCCATCCGGTCATCCTGGCGAACATCTGGCCGCATTTCCTCGCACTGGTGAAATCCCGATGAAATATCCCGCCCTGGAAAATTTCGCCTCGCTGCTGCCGCAGCTCGACCAGTTCGACTGCATCATCGACGCGCGCAGCGAGTCCGAGTTCGCTCTCGACCATCTTCCCGGCGCCATCAACTGCCCGGTGCTGAGCGACCCGGAGCGCGTGCGGGTGGGCACCATGTACAAGCAGATCAACGCCTTCGAGGCCAAGAAGGTCGGCGCGACGCTGGTAGCCAAGAACATCGCGCGCCATATCGAAACGCTGTGGCTGGACAAGCCCAAGGAATGGCGGCCGCTGGTGTATTGCTGGCGCGGCGGCAACCGCAGCGGCTCGATGGCGCTGATCCTGGCCAAGATCGGCTGGCCGTCGGTGCAACTCGACGGCGGCTACAAGGCGTACCGCGCGCATGTCAGCGCGGCGCTGCTGGAAACGCCCGTGCCGGAATTCAAGGTTATCTGCGGCACCACGGGCAGCGGCAAGAGCCGCCTGCTGCAGGTGCTCGACTCGATCGGCGCGCAGGTGCTGGACCTGGAACAGCTGGCCGCGCACCGCGGGTCGGTACTGGGCAATCTGCCGAGCAAACCGCAGCCATCGCAAAAGATGTTCGAAACCCTGATCTGGGAAAAACTGCGCCGCTTCGATCCGGCCCGGCCCGTGTTCGTGGAATCGGAAAGCAAGAAGGTCGGCCAGTTGCGCGTGCCCGATGCGTTGATGAACAAGATGCGGCAATCGTCCTGCGTGTCGTTGATGCTGTCGCGGCCGAACCGGGTACGCCTGCTGATGGAAGACTATCAGCATTTCACCGAGAGTCCGGACACGCTCAATACGCAGCTCGACTGCCTGACGCTGCTGCACGGACGCGACAAGATCGACAGCTGGCATGCGCTGGCCAGTGGCGGGCAGATGCCGGTACTTGTGGACGAATTGCTGGCCGCGCATTACGATCCGGCTTACCTGCGCTCGATCGACCGCAATTTCATCCAGGTCGGCAAGGCCGAGGTGGTACAGCTGGACGATATCGGCGAGGCGGATTTCCTGGCCGCGGCGCACCGCTTGCACGCCGCGTGAACAATCTTTGACAACTGGACCGCATGAGCACACCGCGTAACCTGAGCAGCACGCCTGCCGAAATGGAATCCCATGTCAGCGACGCCGACACCAGCGTCGCTTTTCCCCTGCGCCGCTATGCGGAAGAGCCTGAAAATTCGTTCAATCAGTACGAACTGCTGACCATTCCCCGCTATCAGCAAAAATGTCTGCTGCACCGCTTCGGGCGCGGCGACTCGCTCGACAGCATCCGCGCCTGGTTCCTGGATGACATGCTGCCTACCTTGCGCAGCACGCAGGAGGCGAGCAAGAAGCTGTTCCCGGAGCACGACGTGCTGATTGATTCAGGGGAACCTTGGTCCTTGCTGTGGCTGTTTGCCTTCGTCTGCTTCGACGACAACGGCACGGAACTGGCGCGTGCAGACACCTGGTTCACGCTCGAGGACGGCCCGGTCTTGTTCGACATGATGCTCAAGGCATTTGTTCCATCGACGTCGTACGCCGAAGAATACGATCCAACGTTCTCGGAGCCGAAAGACGAAGCGGTCATCGACGCACTGCTGCTGGACGAACCCGCACGCACGCGTGCATTGGAAGCATGCATGCGCCAGTGGCCGAAACTGATGAAGCCATCCGGCTACCGTGAAGCGCCGGCCGCAGGCAAGCATATCTTCCTGCATTTCCCCTTCGAGATTGCGCTGGCGGTGTGTGCCTACGATATCGACGACAGCACCTTTCGCGACCTCCCCTACTATCCGCGCGAGCTGGTCGATTATTACCGTGAACACGTGCGCGGCAAGCGCGATGCGTGGCGCGCCACGGGTGTGGGCGCGGGACCGGAAATTCCTCCCTCGCCGCACCTGCAGCCGAAAAAAGTCTACACCCTCAAGCCTGCCGAGGCGTACGTACGCTGGCTGGAACTGGCCTGCAATGAGCAGGCCGATATCATCACAAAGGCGCACAAGGGGCTGAAAAAGCGCAAGAGCATGCCGGCGCTGTGCAGTGCGATGGAGGTGCTGGCCGGGCTCGGTTACGGCGCGCAGGCGGACTTGAAGGACGATGAGTCGCTGGCCGCCTACGTGGTGGACATGTGCGCCGCGCGCGGCTTGCCCGCATTCACGCCACCGCCACCGCCACCGGAGGGCCCTGCCCGGATCAGCAAGATTCTGTCGGCGCTGCAGTCATGGGCGGCCGGGCAAGGCCAGCAGTTGTTCGTCCTCAACGACGACGATGACGACAACTGGAACGCGCTCCTGGTGCGGGCCGATGCGAAGGATGAATTTGCGCTGCTGTGCGAACAGTTATCGCTTGAGGTGCTTGACGAGGATGGCTGGAGTTGAGACTTCGTCAGCCCCTTTTATTCAGGAAATGAGATGCCGGAATGTCGGTTCGATGTTTTTTGAATGCAGGAAGCGCACGATATCTTCCAGCGTGGCGTCGCGCAGCAGCAAGCCATCGGCGCTCGGAGCAGGCTCGCGCGGCGGCACGCTGACGCTCACGGTGACGGGCGCGCCATGCGCCTGGTCGAGGACGTCGAGAGCATGCTGGAACTGTTTAGCGCTGATGCGCTCCACGCGCTCGAGCAGCGCTGCCTGGCCTGCCAGCGGCGGCGGCATTTCCAGTCCGGACTCGTCGACAAAGGAAGCGCCCAGGCCCGGATCGATGAATGCGGCCCATTTGCCGCTGTGCGGGTCGAGGCAAGGGGGCAATTCCACCGGGGCGCTGGCTGCGTCCGGAAGCACGTCCATGTCTGGCGTGTAGGCCTTACGGATCATTTCCAGAAACGTTTGCACCTGGACGACCGGGGTGGGCGTGTCCAGCGACATCCACAGGTAGTAGCCATTGGCACCGGAAATACTAACCGCCGGCGCGGGAAAGCCTAACTCGGCCTGCAAGGCGTTGGCCAGCGTGCACAGGCGGGTCCAGTGCTGCGCTTCTTCGGCACCGGACGTTTTTCGGAAGGCAATGACGATGGCACGCGTGTGGCTGGTATCGTCCGCCAGATCGATCGCAAGGGAGGATTGGCCCAACCGGCGCTGCGCCAGCGTTTCTGGTGACAAGCCACCTTCGGGCAGGTATAACCTCGTCAATTCCGACATCAATTTCTGCATCTGTTTCCTTGAATCGGACTGCGTCAGCCTGCTGCTTAGGCTCGTCCTTTCGCGTATTTTGCCACAGGACGCCTCGCTGTCGGAGGCCTGCTGAGAAACTCGGCTTCAAGACCTGGGCAACGGGTCTGCGTGCATTTGTACCATGCGTTATCGTTGAACGAGCACGCGCCGTTCAGATTGTCTTCCACAA of the Massilia violaceinigra genome contains:
- a CDS encoding arylesterase; its protein translation is MLVYLKKWSVCGLLMLAASASAYSAPKTVLVLGDSLSAEYGLSRGAGWVALLEQKLKAEKIDAAVVNASISGETTSGGRARLPALLTQHKPDIVVIELGANDGLRGLPVPAAETNMRTMIELAQKNKARVLLVGMRIPPNYGRDYTERFFGMYKSLSTQYKAPLVPFMLDGVADKPALFQPDRLHPNAQAHPVILANIWPHFLALVKSR
- the mnmH gene encoding tRNA 2-selenouridine(34) synthase MnmH, with product MKYPALENFASLLPQLDQFDCIIDARSESEFALDHLPGAINCPVLSDPERVRVGTMYKQINAFEAKKVGATLVAKNIARHIETLWLDKPKEWRPLVYCWRGGNRSGSMALILAKIGWPSVQLDGGYKAYRAHVSAALLETPVPEFKVICGTTGSGKSRLLQVLDSIGAQVLDLEQLAAHRGSVLGNLPSKPQPSQKMFETLIWEKLRRFDPARPVFVESESKKVGQLRVPDALMNKMRQSSCVSLMLSRPNRVRLLMEDYQHFTESPDTLNTQLDCLTLLHGRDKIDSWHALASGGQMPVLVDELLAAHYDPAYLRSIDRNFIQVGKAEVVQLDDIGEADFLAAAHRLHAA
- a CDS encoding PoNe immunity protein domain-containing protein, which produces MSTPRNLSSTPAEMESHVSDADTSVAFPLRRYAEEPENSFNQYELLTIPRYQQKCLLHRFGRGDSLDSIRAWFLDDMLPTLRSTQEASKKLFPEHDVLIDSGEPWSLLWLFAFVCFDDNGTELARADTWFTLEDGPVLFDMMLKAFVPSTSYAEEYDPTFSEPKDEAVIDALLLDEPARTRALEACMRQWPKLMKPSGYREAPAAGKHIFLHFPFEIALAVCAYDIDDSTFRDLPYYPRELVDYYREHVRGKRDAWRATGVGAGPEIPPSPHLQPKKVYTLKPAEAYVRWLELACNEQADIITKAHKGLKKRKSMPALCSAMEVLAGLGYGAQADLKDDESLAAYVVDMCAARGLPAFTPPPPPPEGPARISKILSALQSWAAGQGQQLFVLNDDDDDNWNALLVRADAKDEFALLCEQLSLEVLDEDGWS